The proteins below are encoded in one region of Desulfovibrio sp. JC010:
- a CDS encoding DnaJ family domain-containing protein — protein MYIIAAIAESRIKEAERKGEFEDLPGRGKPLELEDDSMIPAELRMAYKALKNGGYLPPEVQLRKDIHSALDLLEYMEDEKERYTQMQKVNLLFERIKNMRGKEIAIGEEDEYYKTIVERITLQSRKIKENEG, from the coding sequence ATGTATATTATTGCAGCCATAGCCGAATCACGGATCAAAGAAGCTGAGCGCAAGGGTGAATTCGAGGATCTTCCGGGCCGTGGAAAGCCTCTGGAGCTGGAAGATGATTCCATGATCCCTGCGGAATTGCGCATGGCCTACAAGGCTCTTAAAAACGGCGGTTACCTTCCTCCAGAAGTGCAACTCAGAAAAGATATTCATTCTGCCCTTGATTTGCTTGAATATATGGAAGATGAAAAGGAACGCTATACGCAGATGCAGAAAGTGAATCTGCTTTTTGAACGCATCAAAAATATGCGCGGAAAGGAAATAGCCATCGGCGAGGAAGATGAATATTACAAAACCATAGTCGAGCGCATCACCTTGCAGAGCAGGAAAATCAAGGAAAACGAGGGATGA
- a CDS encoding ABC-type transport auxiliary lipoprotein family protein, whose amino-acid sequence MTKKISFLIILVLALSSTGCIGGKSVESSYLRVGDNGYTSGCEEVNPDMPRLALKRFTSLPALDRETVVIAKGQVMKPDYRWSWEGTPAEILDLIAGPALNCMNSYEVVSPYRPGIERELVLSGVITSFELQRNGGDAFKVAVRYSLWDSSGKELLGRKLIEAEAPVKSLRGQSVADAAQQAVDGVMKKTVLWIDGLGGEMLSRNTGR is encoded by the coding sequence ATGACTAAGAAAATTTCATTCCTCATAATTCTGGTTCTTGCATTGTCTTCCACCGGATGCATCGGCGGCAAATCAGTGGAGTCTTCCTACCTGCGGGTGGGGGACAACGGCTATACCAGCGGATGTGAAGAGGTGAATCCGGATATGCCCCGGCTGGCCCTGAAACGTTTCACCAGCCTGCCCGCCCTTGACCGCGAAACTGTGGTCATTGCCAAAGGGCAGGTCATGAAGCCCGACTACCGCTGGAGCTGGGAAGGCACCCCGGCGGAAATTCTGGACCTCATTGCCGGGCCTGCCTTGAACTGCATGAACAGCTACGAGGTGGTCAGCCCGTACCGTCCGGGAATCGAAAGAGAGCTGGTCCTTTCCGGGGTCATCACTTCCTTTGAGCTCCAGCGTAATGGCGGGGATGCTTTTAAGGTCGCGGTGCGTTATTCCCTCTGGGACAGCAGCGGCAAGGAACTGCTGGGACGCAAGCTGATTGAAGCTGAGGCTCCGGTAAAATCCCTGCGCGGGCAGTCAGTAGCCGATGCAGCCCAGCAGGCCGTGGACGGAGTGATGAAAAAAACAGTTTTATGGATAGACGGTCTGGGAGGGGAAATGCTCTCCCGCAATACAGGACGCTGA